One stretch of Miscanthus floridulus cultivar M001 chromosome 18, ASM1932011v1, whole genome shotgun sequence DNA includes these proteins:
- the LOC136523795 gene encoding uncharacterized protein — protein sequence MPGILREVTKHTLKIRRGSKSVKQRLHRIDEEKRRAIDEEIAKLLVARFIKEVCHPESLANPILFTEKKFLRFYDEYHIRVDWATVAHPRTNRQVNHTNGMALQGLWPRIFNWLNKFGRQWVTELLVVLWSLRTTPNQAIGYTPFFMVYGSKAILPTDLDYGAPRVRAYNEQGAEASLEDAMDQLNKACDVAVLRLAKYQQALRQYHSRRVWG from the exons atgccaggcattctgagagaagtcactaagcacaccttgaagatcaggcGAGGCTCCAAgtcagtgaagcagcgcctgcatcgcatcgacgaggagaagcgtagggccatcgatgaggagattgcgaagcttttggtggctagatTTATCAAGGAAGTGTGTCACCCTGAGTCATTAGCCAACCCCATTCTG TTCACCGAGaaaaagttcctccgattctacgatgaataccacatccgcgtcgattgggccaccgtggcgcacccccgcacaaACAGGCAGGTCAACCACACGAACGGCATGGCCCTACAAGGCCTCtggcctaggatcttcaactggttgaacaagtttggcagacaaTGGGTCACGGAGCTCCtcgtggtgctctggagcctaaggacaacccccaaCCAGGCCattggctacacacccttcttcatggtctatggttctaaggctattctcccgaccgacctcgactatggagcgccgagggtcagggcatacaatgagcagggagccgaggcgtccctcgaggatgccatggatcagctcaACAAGGCATGTGATGTTGCTGTCCTTCGCTTGGCTAAGTACCAACAGGCGTTGCGGCAGTACCACAGCCGTCGGGTGTGGGGTTAG